A segment of the Deinococcota bacterium genome:
TCGGTACGGGGTTTGAGCACCCAGGGCGGCGGCACCCTGTCCATAAAGGCGCGCACGCGGTCGTAGGGAAAGAGCGGGCTGAAGTCGGGCACCGCCACCCCGGCCTCGGCGGCGCGCAGGCGCATCGCCAGCTTGTCGCGCACGAAGCGCACCGCGCTCTCGCCGGTGCCCGGCAAACGCAGATGCTCGCGCAAGAGGGCCGCCATCTCGTGGTCGAACTCGTCCAAGGGCACGATGCGCGCGATCTCCTCGCCGCGCGCCAGGTAAGACACGCCGTTTAGGACGTCGTGGCGGCTGGTGAGGTCGGGCATGTAGAAGACCTCGTCGATGCTCTCCCAGGGCCAGTCGGCCCCGCGCAGGCTCTCGGCGGTCAGGAACAGGACGCGGCAGCCTTGGGCCTTGCAGGCGCGCAAAAAGTCGGCACCCTTTTCATAGCTGGCCACACAGAGGATCGTCGTCGGTCGCGGCTCGTTCATGGCGCCCTCCAGGTCGTTTGGCGCATTCTACCCCTAGGCGGCCCGGAGCTTCAGCGCGGGCTCGGCCAAACCCTCGGCCGGGTCGAGGCCCAGGTGGGTCTTTACCAGCAGCCGCAGCGCTTCAAGCGTCTCGACCCCGGCGAGGTCGGGGCGCATCCGCGCAAACGTCTCGAAGGGCGCAAAGTACTTGAGGAGCTGGCCGCGCATCGCGGTCATGGCGCGGCGTTCGCCGTCGCCGCGCGCCCAGGAGCAGCTCATGGCGCAGTGGCGGTAGGCCAGGCGGGCGACCTCAGCCATGCCGGGCGGCCTCTCGCCGCGCAGCTCGGCAAAGATCCACGGCCGCCCCAGGCTGCCGCGGCCCACCATGACGCCCAGGCCCCAACTTAGGTAGCGTTCGAACTGCGCGCGGCTGGTCACGTCACCCGAGCCGATCACCGGTATCCTTACCGCCGCGGCGACCTCGGCGACCCTTTCCCAGTCGGCCTCGCCGCCGTACTTTTGCGCGGCGGTGCGGCCGTGCACCGCGAGCGCCGCCGCGCCCGCCTCCTCGAGCCCTTTGGCCACTTCCGCGGCGTTGACGCGGTCGAAGCCGAGACGCATCTTGGCGCTCACCGGTACGGGTACGGCCGCGCAGAGTTGCCTCACGATCTCGGCGGCTCGAGCCGGGTCTTGCATGAGCTTGGCGCCGCAGCTCTTGCCGGTCACCTTTTTGACCGGGCAGCCCATGTTGACATCGAGCGCGTCGGGCCGGTACTTGTCCCAAAGGATAAAGCCGCCCGCGGCGACGACCTCGGGCTCGCCGCCAAAGACCTGGATGACCAGCTCGGGCTCGCCGCGGTAGGGCTCGCCGATCTCGATACCGCGCAGGTCGCCGCTGACGAGCGCACGAGCGCTGACCATCTCGGTCACCGCCCAGGCGCTGCCAAAGTCGCGGCAGAGCTTGCGAAAGGGCGCGTCGGTGTAGCCGGCCATCGGCGCCAAGACGGCGCGGCCCTCGGCGAGACGCCGCTGGTAGAAGCTCTTCATCCGCTCAGGCTAGCACAGCCTAGCGCGCCGCAGGCCGGCGCCTCCTAGCGCCGCAACCTCTCATAGCCGAGACCCAGGCTCGCGCCCCAGACCAGGTGCGCCGCGATCATCAGCGCGTTTCGGCGCGGCGGCTGCTCGGTCGCCGACCGCAGGATGCCGGCGGCGGGCAGGAGCCCCAGGTAGCTCACCGTCCACACCGCCAGGCCGAAGCCTACGCCCTTCACCGCGGGCGAGCCCGGCAGCGAGCGCTCGGCGAGGCCGTAGAGGGCGCCCACAGTGGCGCCGTAGTCGAAGTGCGCGACCATGGTCAGGGCGTTGCGCTCGCCCTCGTCCAAGTCGTCTTTGATGCCGACCTCGTCGGCCAGCTTCATGGCGATGCGCTTGGGCGGCAGCGGGTACTGCTCGTGCTCCGGCAGGGCCCGGTGCATGGCGGTCATCGCCAAGGTCATGGGCACGGTCGCCAGCAGCCCGGCCAGGGCGCCCTTCAGAAGTCTTTCCACAGTTCACCTCCTCAGCCAGCCTAGGCTCTAGGCCATAACGGGGGTCTTAAACAGGGGTCTTAAACAGGGGTCTTAACACCCCACGCTGACCAGGGTTGTTCAGGCTTATTTGAGGTCGTACTTGCGCAAGACGTAGAAGGACAAGAGCGCGGCGGGCAGCATGGTGAGAAAGCCGACGCTCATGGCCGCGCCCAGGCCGATCACCTCCTGGAGCCGGCCGATGCCGATGTAGAGCACGCCCGCCGTGCCCCAGGTAAAGCCCATGAGCATGCCCGAGGCGGTGGCCATGGCGTGCGGTGCCAGGTCCTGGGCGCTCACGATCATGAGCGGCAGGCCGCCGTTGACGAGCGCCCCCGCCACGAACACCGCGAGAAAGAAAGGAGCCGTGCCGGGCGGCATCACAAAGATGCTGGCGACCGCCGGGATCGCTAAGAGCATGGTGCCGCTGATCAGCAGCTGCCGGCCCAGACGGTTGCCGAGCATACCCGACAGAATCC
Coding sequences within it:
- a CDS encoding tRNA-dihydrouridine synthase family protein is translated as MKSFYQRRLAEGRAVLAPMAGYTDAPFRKLCRDFGSAWAVTEMVSARALVSGDLRGIEIGEPYRGEPELVIQVFGGEPEVVAAGGFILWDKYRPDALDVNMGCPVKKVTGKSCGAKLMQDPARAAEIVRQLCAAVPVPVSAKMRLGFDRVNAAEVAKGLEEAGAAALAVHGRTAAQKYGGEADWERVAEVAAAVRIPVIGSGDVTSRAQFERYLSWGLGVMVGRGSLGRPWIFAELRGERPPGMAEVARLAYRHCAMSCSWARGDGERRAMTAMRGQLLKYFAPFETFARMRPDLAGVETLEALRLLVKTHLGLDPAEGLAEPALKLRAA
- a CDS encoding DUF1440 domain-containing protein; this translates as MERLLKGALAGLLATVPMTLAMTAMHRALPEHEQYPLPPKRIAMKLADEVGIKDDLDEGERNALTMVAHFDYGATVGALYGLAERSLPGSPAVKGVGFGLAVWTVSYLGLLPAAGILRSATEQPPRRNALMIAAHLVWGASLGLGYERLRR